The sequence GCGGGACCGAGATGGGACAGGGCCTGTTCCAGAAGGTCGCGCAGGTGGCCGCCAGCCGCTTCGGCGTCCCGCTGGAGGCGGTCAAGATCACCGCGACGGACACCGGCAAGGTGCCCAACACCTCGGCCACCGCGGCCTCCTCCGGGTCGGACCTGAACGGCATGGCGGTGCAGAACGCCTGCGACGAGCTTCGCGAACGCATCCGGGCGCATCTGGCGGAACGCTTCCAGACCACGGACATCACCTTTGCCGGGGGCAAGGTGCGCGCGGGCGGCGAGGAGATCACCTTCGCCGAGGCCGCGGCCTCGGCCTATCAGGCGCGGATCAGCCTGTCGGCGACCGGGTTCTACAAGACCCCGGACATCGAGTGGGACCGGATCCGGGGTCAGGGGCGGCCCTTCTTCTATTTCGCCTACGGCGCGGCCTGTACCGAAGTCGTGATCGACACGCTGACCGGCGAAAACCGCATCCTGCGCACCGATATCCTGCATGACGCGGGGGCGTCGCTGAACCCGGCGATCGACATCGGCCAGATCGAGGGCGGTTACGTCCAGGGCGCGGGCTGGCTGACGACCGAGGAACTGGTCTGGGACGACAAGGGCGCGCTGAAGACCCACGCGCCCTCGACCTACAAGATCCCCGCCTGTTCCGACCGTCCCCCGGTGTTCAACGTGGCACTTTGGGACCAGCCGAACCCGGCGCAGACGATCTACCGGTCCAAGGCGGTGGGCGAGCCGCCCCTGATGCTGGGCATCTCCGCCTTCATGGCGCTGTCCGACGCCGTGGCCGCCTGCGGCCCGGCCTATGGCGATCTGCAGGCCCCCGCCACCGCCGAAGCGGTGCTGGCGGCGGTCAGGAGGGCGCGGGCATGAGCGGCGCGCTTTGGGTGGAGATCCTTTCGGTGCGCGGATCGGCCCCGCGCGAGGCCGGCACCGCGATGAAGGTGACCGCGGACACGACAGAGGGCACCATCGGCGGCGGCGCGCTGGAGCTGCGCGCGATCCGGACCGCCCGGCGGATGCTGGCCACGGGTGCCGCGGACCGCGACGAAACGCTTCCGCTGGGGCCCGGCCTCGGCCAGTGCTGCGGCGGATCGGTGACCCTGCGTTTCGGCCGGGCGCCGCGCCCGGTAGACAAGCCGGACACCGCGCCCCCCGCCCCGATGAACCTTGGCCGGCGCCAACCGCTCTGGCTGTGGGGGGCGGGTCACGTGGGCCGCGCGGTCGTACGGGCGTGCCCGCCCGGCGCCTTCGACATCACCTGGATCGACAGCGGCCAGGACCGGTTTCCGGCAGAGGTGCCTGTGGGCGTCTCGGTGCTGCCCGCCGCGGACATGGTCCGCGTCGTCACCGCCGCGCCCCGCGAGGCGCACCACCTGATCTTTACCTATTCCCATGACATCGACCTCGCGCTGTGTGCGGCGCTGCTGAAACACGGCTTCGCCTCCTGCGGGCTGATCGGATCGGAGACGAAGTGGCGCCGGTTCCGCACCCGGCTCGAGGCGCTGGCGCTTGATCCGGCGGCAATCACCTGTCCCATCGGGGACAAATCGCTTGGCCGGACCCCCGATGCTATTGCAAAAGGCTGTGTAAACGGGCTTGTTTCCCGGACGTTTCAAGGGGAGACCGCATGACCGACACCGCGCTGCTGGAGCTGACCGGCCTGACAAAGGCCTATCCGGGCGTGGTCGCCAACGATGACGTGTCGCTGCGCATCGCGGCCGGAGAGGTCCAGGCGTTGCTGGGCGAGAACGGCGCGGGCAAGTCGACGCTGGTCAAGATGATCTATGGCCTGGTCAAGCCCGACGCCGGCCAGATGCAGATGCACGGCGCGCCCTTTGCCCCCAACGATCCGCACGCGGCGCGGGCGGCGGGTGTGGGGATGGTGTTCCAGCACTTTTCACTTTTCGATGCGCTGACGGTGGCGGAAAACATCGCCTTGGGGATGGAGGACGCGCCACGGCTGCGGACGCTCAGCCAGCGCATTCGCGAGGTGTCCGACACCTACGGCCTGCCGCTGTCGCCCGACCGGATGGTCGGCGACCTGTCCGCGGGCGAACGCCAGCGGGTGGAGATCATCCGCTGCCTGTTGCAGGAGCCGCGGCTGCTCATCATGGACGAGCCGACCAGCGTGCTGACCCCGCAGGAGGTCGAAATCCTGTTCAAGACGCTGCGCAAGCTCAGCGCGGAAGGCACCGCGATCCTCTACATCTCGCACAAGCTGGAAGAGATCCGCGCGCTGTGCGACAGCGCCACGATCCTGCGGCTGGGCAAGGTGGTGGGCCACTGCAACCCCTCCGAGACATCGGCCCGCGACATGGCCGAGATGATGGTGGGAACGGTCCTGAAGACACCCACGCGGGCCGGAAAGACGCCGGGCGACGTGGTGCTGACCCTCGACGGGTTGTCGGCGAAGTCGCCCAGCGCCTTCGGCATGCCCCTGCGCGGGATCAGCCTGCAGGTGCGCGCGGGCGAAGTGCTGGGCATCGGCGGCGTCGCGGGCAACGGACAGGACGAACTGCTGGCGGCGCTATCGGGCGAAACCCTGAGCGCGCCGGGCAAGATCGCCTTCCGGGACCGCGACATCGGCGTCCTCGGGCCGACCCAGCGTCGCGCCCTGGGGATCCTGACCGCGCCGGAGGAACGGCTGGGCCACGCCGCCGTGCCGGACATGTCGCTGACCGAGAATGCCATGCTGACCGGCGCGGCGCGCGAGAACCTCGACCGCAACGGGCTTCTGGACTGGCGCGCCGCGCGCGGCTTTGCGGAGCGGATCATCAGCGCCTTCGACGTGCGGACGCCGGGGCCGGACAACGCGGCCCGGTCGCTGTCGGGCGGCAACCTGCAGAAATTCGTGATCGGGCGCGAAGTTCTCCAACGCCCCGAGGTCCTGATCGTGAACCAGCCGACATGGGGTGTCGATGCCTCCGCCGCCGCCGCGATCCGGCAGGCGCTGCTGGATCTTGCCGAGAACGGAACGGCGGTGATCGTGATCTCGCAGGATCTGGACGAGCTGATGGAGATCTCGGATCGTTTCGCGGCGCTGAACGAAGGGCGCCTGTCCGATCCGCGTCCGGCGGAAGGCCTGACGGTGCACGAGATCGGGCTGATGATGGGTGGTGCCCACGGAATGGAGGTGGCGCATGTCTGAGGCGTTGCTTTCGTGTATTTTTGGAACAATGAAGCCGGGGGACGGCGCATGATCCGCCTGGAAAAGCGGCCCCAGCCCAGCCGGGGCATTTCACTGGCCACTCCCGTTCTGGCGGTGCTGGCGACCATGTTCTTCGGCGGCCTGCTGTTCATGGCGCTGGGCAAGGATCCGATCGCGTCGATCCGGACCATTTTCTGGGAGCCGCTTTTCGGGGATTTCGCGTTTTACTACCGCCCGCAGCTGCTGATCAAGGGCGCGCCGCTGGTGCTGATCGCCATCGGGCTGAGCCTGGGGTTCAAGGCCGGCATCTGGAACATCGGCGCCGAGGGGCAGTACATCATGGGCGCGCTGTTCGGCGCGGGGGTCGGCCTGGCTTTCTACCCGCTTGAAAGCTTCATCGTGTTTCCGCTCATGGTGCTGGCGGGTGCCTTCGGCGGGTGGATCTGGGCCATGATCCCCGCCCTGCTGAAGGTCAGGTTCGGGACGAACGAGATCCTCGTGTCGCTCATGCTGGTCTACGTGGCCGAGCAGCTGCTTGCCTCGATGTCGCTGGGGCTGATGAAGAACCCGGAGGGGTTCGGCTTTCCGGGGTCGCGCAACCTGCAGCAGTACGAAAGCGCCTTCAACGCCGACCTGATCGAGGGCAGCGGCATGCACTGGGGCGTGGTCGCGGCGCTGATCGCCGTGATCTTCGCCTACGTGCTGATGAGCCGGCACCGGCTGGGCTTTGCCATCCGCGTGACCGGCGAGGCGCCGAGGGCCGCGCGGTTCTCGGGCGTGAACCCGGCGCGGCTGGTGCTGTTCTGCCTTGGCACGTCGGGGCTGCTGGCGGGGCTCGCGGGGATGTTCGAGGTGGCGGGGCCGGCGGGGCAGGTCACGATCGATTTCAACGTGGGCTATGGCTTTACCGCGATCATCGTCGCCTTCCTGGGCCGGTTGCACCCCGTCGGCATCCTGCTGGCGGGCGGGCTGATGGCGCTGACCTATATCGGCGGTGACATCGCCCAGTCGCAGCTGGGCCTGCCCGCGGCGGCCATCCAGGTATTCCAGGGCATGCTGCTGTTCTTCCTGCTCGCCCTCGACATGTTCACGAACTACCGGCTGCGGTTCGGCAAGACAGAGGTGGCCTAATGGACCTATCCGCGATCAACCCGATGCTTTTCGTCGCGGGGTTCCTCGTCGCCGCGACGCCGCTGATCTTCGCCGCCATCGGCGAACTGGTGGCGGAAAAATCCGGCACCCTCAACCTCGGCGTCGAAGGCATGATGATCACCGGCGCGATCTGCGGTTTCGCCGTGGCGGTCGAGAGCGGCTCGCCACTTCTCGGGTTTGCCGCCGCCGCGCTGGGTGGCGCCGCGCTGTCGCTGCTGTTCGCCTTTCTCACGCAGGTGACGCTGGCGAACCAGGTCGCGTCCGGCCTTGCGCTCACGCTGTTCGGCCTCGGCCTGTCATCCCTGCTGGGACAGTCCTACGTGGGCATCAAGCCGCCGCGCCTGCCCGACATCGACTTCGGCCCGCTCAGGGAGATCCCGGTGATCGGACCGATCCTCTTTACCCACGACATCATCCTGTACCTCGGGTTGGTGCTGGTGGCCGCCGTCTGGGCGATGCTGAAATTCACCCGCGCCGGGCTGGTGCTGCGCGCGGTGGGCGAAAGCCACGATGCCGCCCATGCGCTCGGCTACCCGGTCAAGCGGATCCGCACGATGGCCATCCTGTTCGGCGGTGCCTGCGCGGGCGTCGGCGGGGCCTACATCAGCCTGATCCGCGTGCCCCAATGGACCGAAGGCATGACCGCCGGCATCGGCTGGATCGCCCTTGCGCTGGTGGTCTTTGCCAGCTGGAAGCCGTGGCGGCTTCTGCTCGGTGCCTATCTTTTCGGCGGCATCACCCAGTTGCAGCTCAATCTGCAGGGCGCAGGCGTTGCCATTCCGGTGGAGTATTTGGCAATGTCGCCATACGTTATCACGATCGTGGTTCTGGTGATTCTGAGCCGCGACAAATCTGCCGCGCCCGCCTCGCTCGGGCGTATCTTCCACGCCTCTTCCTAGGGGCCAACAAACGTCAAGAATGGGGATGACCATGAATCGCAGAACTCTTCTCGCAGGTGCCGCAGTGGCACTCGCCCTGGCCACGGGGGCTTACGCGCAGGACAAGACCAAGGTAGGCTTCGTCTACGTCGGGCCCATCGGCGACGGCGGATGGACCTACGAGCACGACCAGGCGCGCCTCGCCGTCGAGGAAGAGTTCGGCGACGCGGTTGAAACCGTCTACGTCGAAAGCGTGGCCGAAGGCCCCGACAGCGAACGCGTCATGACCCAGATGGCGCTGGACGGCGCGGACCTGATCTTCACCACGTCCTTCGGCTACATGGACCCCACCATCAACGTCGCCAAGAAATTCCCGGACGTGAAGTTCGAGCACGCCACCGGCTACAAGCGCGCCGACAACGTGTCGACCTATTCGGCCCGCTTCTATGAAGGCCGGGCGATCCAGGGCCATATCGCGGGCAAGATGACCGAGAGCAACATCATCGGCTACATCGGCTCCTACCCCATTCCGGAAGTGATCCGCGGCATCAACTCGGCCTTCATCCACGCCAAGAAGGCCAACCCGGACGTGCAGTTCAAGATCGTCTGGGCCTACACGTGGTTCGACCCCGCCAAGGAGGCCGACGCCGCGCGCACGCTGATCGACCAGGGCGCCGACGTGATTCTGCAGCACACCGATTCCACCGCGCCGCAGGCCGCGGCGCAGGAAGCGGGCAACGTCATCACCTTCGGGCAGGCCTCGGACATGGCGCAGTACGCACCGAAGCCGCGTGTCTCCTCGATCATCGACAACTGGGCGCCTTACTACATCGACCGCGTGAAGGCGGTGATGGACGGCACGTGGGAATCCACCGACACATGGGACGGCATCGGGCCGGGCATGGTCGGGATCGGCGAGATCACGGATGCCGTGCCCGCCGAGGTGAAGGAAGAGGCGCTCGCGCTGAAGGAGCAGATCGCGTCTGGCGACTATCACCCCTTTACCGGGCCGATCAACAAGCAGGATGGCAGCGCGTGGCTGGCCGACGGCGAGACCGCCGATGACGGTACGCTGGCGGGCATGAATTTCTATGTCGAAGGCATCGAGGGCGACATCCCGCAATAAGCGGCGTCTGTCCGCGCGCAAGACCGATGGGCGGCCCGTGGGCCGCCCGTTTCTTTGGCGGGGCTGAATTGTGAATGGCGGCTCTACGCCAGCGCCATGACCGGACCGTCGAGAAGATCCATCAGCGTGCCGAAGTAGCCCTCCGACCGGGCGGGCAGGCCCGGATCGGAGGTGATGGCGACGGCAAGACCCCGGTCGGCATGGGCCGCGATGATCTGGCCACCGTAGCCGCGCCCCAGCATGTAGCCCGAGCGTGTCAGGAACCAGCCGTAGCCATAGCCCATCCCGGACCAGGGCGACCGCCCGCGGGGACGGGCCGAGGCTTCGATCCAGTCCTGCGGCACCACCTGCGTGCCCTCGTAGCTGCCGCCGTTGCGGACCATCGTGGCAAGGGCCAGCATCGCCGTCGGGCGCAGCGCCATCTCGTTGCCGCCCAGATAGTACCCCTGCGGGTCGCGGGTCCATGGCGGTATCTCGATCCCCATCGGGCCACCCAGCCGGTCGCGGGCCAGCGCCAGCAGGCTTTGCCCCGTCGCCTCGGCCAGTGCCGCGCCGAGGATGTGCGTCGAACCGGTGGAATACAGCATCCGCTGCCCCGGCTCGGCCACCATCGGGCGGCTCAATGCGTCGGCCAGCCAGTTGCGGCTGCCGACCCATGCGCCGTAGTTCGGCCCCGAGGTCCGTTCCAGCCCCGCGCGCAGGGTCACGAGGTCTTCCATCGTGATGTCCCCGGCGCCCGGCGTGGCATCGGCGGGCAGGATGCCGGGGGCGACTTCGGCCAGGGTCGCGCCGACCGACGCGATCTCGCCCCGCGCGATGGCGGTCCCCAAGAGCAGCGCCACGATGCTCTTGGAACAGGATTTGATGTTCGCCAGCCGGTCCAGCCCCGGCCCGCGCGGGGCCTTAGCAAAGATCACGGTGTCCCCGCGCCGCACCTGAAGCGAATGCAGTTGCGTCAGATCGGCGATGGCCGCGTCCAGATCGGCCTCCGGCCCGGACTGGGCGCGCAGGACGGCGGGCATGGCAAAGGCGGCGGCGGTCGAGGCAAGGAAGGTGCGGCGTGTGGTCATGCCCACATAGTTGGATCATTCGCCCCGGTTGCCCAGCCCCCTGCGTTCACAGTCCCGTGCGAAGCGCGGGCGCGGCCCCTTTCCATCGCAGGGCGGTCAGGTAGAGTGGCCCCGAATTCAAAGGAAGGCTGCCATGATCCATGTCCACCACCTGAACCGGTCCCGCTCGCACCGCATCCTCTGGCTGCTGGAGGAGATCGGCGAACCCTATACGATCGCGCATTACAAGCGGGACGCCAAAACCAACCTCGCCCCGCCGGAACTGCGCAGCGTGCATCCGCTGGGCAAATCGCCGATGGTGGAACTCGACGGCAAGCTGATCACCGAAAGCGCCGCGATCACCGAGGTGCTTTGCACCCGGTTCGCGCCCGAGATGATCCCGGACCGCAACGACGACGCCTACCTGCGGCACCTCGAGTTGATGCATTTCGCCGAAGGGTCGGCGATGACGCCGATCCTGCTGAACCTCTACGTCGGCCGCCTGGGCGAAGCGGGTGCGCCGCTGCATCCGCGCATCTCGGACGAGCTCACCAGCCATTTCAGCTACATGAACAGCCTCGTGCGTTCCTCGGGGCATTTCGTGCTCGACCGGTTGTCGGCGGCGGATATCATGCTGAGCTTTCCGGCGGAAATCGCGATGCGCATGGAGCGCGGCGCGGAGTTTCCGGCGCTGAGAGGCTTTGTCGAGATGATCCATGCCCGCCCCGCCTACCAGCGGGCGACGGAAAAGGGCGGAGAGTGAGCAGGTGAAACAGACGCTCACAACCCCCGACGGCACCCCCGCAAGCCGCCTCGCCTTTGGCACCATGCAGTTCGGCGGGCGCGCGGACGAAGCCGCCTCGGCCGCGATGTTCGAGGCCTGCATCGCGGCGGGCATCACGCATTTCGACACCGCCCATGTCTATACCGACGGCGCATCGGAAACACTGCTGGGCAAGTTTCTGGGCCACCGCCGGGACAGCCTGATCGTCGCGACCAAGGCCGCCTATACCGGCGGCGCGGGGCGCGCGAACATCCTCGCTTCGGCGGAAACCTCGCGCCAGCGGATGCAGATCGACACGCTCGACGTGCTCTACCTGCACCGGTTCGATCCCGACACGCCCCTGACGGAAAGCTTTGGCGCACTGGCGGAGCTGAAGGAAAAAGGCCACATCCGGCACATCGGCCTGTCCAACTTCGCCGCCTGGCAGGTGGTCAAGGCGACGGGGGTCGCGGCGGATCATGGCCTCGGGATCGCGGTGATCCAGCCGATGTACAATCTGGTCAAACGACAGGCGGAGGTCGAGATCCTGCCCATGGCGGATGACCTCGGGATCCTCGTGGCGCCCTATTCACCGCTGGGCGGTGGCTTGCTCACGGGCAAATACGGTGACGGTGGCAGCGGGCGGCTGAGCGAAGACGACCGCTATGCCGCGCGATACGGTCAGGCACAGATGCACGAGACCGCCGCGGGACTGCGAGACGTGGCGCAGGAGATGGGGGTGCATCCCGCCACGCTGGCGGTGGCATGGGCCGCGCGGCATCCGACGGGGCCAAGCCCGATCATCTCCGCCCGGTCGGTCGCGCAGTTGCAGCCCTCGCTCGATGCGTTGGACTTCGACATGTCGGATGCGCTCTATGCACGGCTCAGCGCGCTGAGCGTGACACCGCCGCCGGCGACAGATCGGCTGGAGGAACAGGCATGAGCGATATCGTCGTCATCGGCGCCGGCATCGCGGGGCTTTCCGCAGGCGCGCGCCTGTCGGCGGACGCCCGCGTGACCGTGCTGGAGACCGAGACCGCCATGGGGTTTCACGCTTCCGGTCGCTCCGCCGCGCTGTTCGAGCAGAACTACGGACTGCCCAGCACGGTCGCGCTGAACAAGGCCAGCGCGGATTATCACTGGCACGCGAATGGCGGCTACCTCAGCCCGCGCGGCCTGATGCTGACGGCCAGCGCCGACGAACGTGCCGCCTACGAGACGGACGCGGAGACACTGGGCACCGACCCGATCAGCCCCGACCGCGCGCTGGAACTCGTGCCGATCCTCGACCCCGCCAGGCTGGCCTTCGCCGGGTACCACGAGGCGGCCTACGACATTGACACGGACCGGATGCTTCAGGATTTCGCCCGCGAGATCCGCCGCAACGGCGGCGAGATCGTCACCGGCGCGCCGGTCAGCGCCATCGCGCGGCACGGCGCGGCATGGCAGGTGACGACCCCAAAGGGAACCCACAGCGCGGCGCGGCTGGTGAACGCGGCCGGGGCCTGGGCGGACCAGGTGTCGGAAATGGCCGGGATCGCGCCCATCGGCATCGTGCCGCATCGCCGGTCCATGGCGCGGCTGCCCGCGCCGGGCGGTCATGACGT is a genomic window of Sulfitobacter alexandrii containing:
- a CDS encoding BMP family ABC transporter substrate-binding protein translates to MNRRTLLAGAAVALALATGAYAQDKTKVGFVYVGPIGDGGWTYEHDQARLAVEEEFGDAVETVYVESVAEGPDSERVMTQMALDGADLIFTTSFGYMDPTINVAKKFPDVKFEHATGYKRADNVSTYSARFYEGRAIQGHIAGKMTESNIIGYIGSYPIPEVIRGINSAFIHAKKANPDVQFKIVWAYTWFDPAKEADAARTLIDQGADVILQHTDSTAPQAAAQEAGNVITFGQASDMAQYAPKPRVSSIIDNWAPYYIDRVKAVMDGTWESTDTWDGIGPGMVGIGEITDAVPAEVKEEALALKEQIASGDYHPFTGPINKQDGSAWLADGETADDGTLAGMNFYVEGIEGDIPQ
- a CDS encoding glutathione S-transferase family protein is translated as MIHVHHLNRSRSHRILWLLEEIGEPYTIAHYKRDAKTNLAPPELRSVHPLGKSPMVELDGKLITESAAITEVLCTRFAPEMIPDRNDDAYLRHLELMHFAEGSAMTPILLNLYVGRLGEAGAPLHPRISDELTSHFSYMNSLVRSSGHFVLDRLSAADIMLSFPAEIAMRMERGAEFPALRGFVEMIHARPAYQRATEKGGE
- a CDS encoding NAD(P)/FAD-dependent oxidoreductase gives rise to the protein MSDIVVIGAGIAGLSAGARLSADARVTVLETETAMGFHASGRSAALFEQNYGLPSTVALNKASADYHWHANGGYLSPRGLMLTASADERAAYETDAETLGTDPISPDRALELVPILDPARLAFAGYHEAAYDIDTDRMLQDFAREIRRNGGEIVTGAPVSAIARHGAAWQVTTPKGTHSAARLVNAAGAWADQVSEMAGIAPIGIVPHRRSMARLPAPGGHDVSRWPMFFGVGEAWYAKPDAGALLVSPAEEDPVEPHDAWADDMVLAEGLARYEAMVTEPVTRLLASWAGLRSFAPDRALVLGPDRDEPTFIWCAAQGGYGFQTAPAASQLVADLVMGRTPALPPAVVASLTPDRFRS
- a CDS encoding serine hydrolase domain-containing protein, yielding MTTRRTFLASTAAAFAMPAVLRAQSGPEADLDAAIADLTQLHSLQVRRGDTVIFAKAPRGPGLDRLANIKSCSKSIVALLLGTAIARGEIASVGATLAEVAPGILPADATPGAGDITMEDLVTLRAGLERTSGPNYGAWVGSRNWLADALSRPMVAEPGQRMLYSTGSTHILGAALAEATGQSLLALARDRLGGPMGIEIPPWTRDPQGYYLGGNEMALRPTAMLALATMVRNGGSYEGTQVVPQDWIEASARPRGRSPWSGMGYGYGWFLTRSGYMLGRGYGGQIIAAHADRGLAVAITSDPGLPARSEGYFGTLMDLLDGPVMALA
- a CDS encoding ABC transporter permease; translation: MIRLEKRPQPSRGISLATPVLAVLATMFFGGLLFMALGKDPIASIRTIFWEPLFGDFAFYYRPQLLIKGAPLVLIAIGLSLGFKAGIWNIGAEGQYIMGALFGAGVGLAFYPLESFIVFPLMVLAGAFGGWIWAMIPALLKVRFGTNEILVSLMLVYVAEQLLASMSLGLMKNPEGFGFPGSRNLQQYESAFNADLIEGSGMHWGVVAALIAVIFAYVLMSRHRLGFAIRVTGEAPRAARFSGVNPARLVLFCLGTSGLLAGLAGMFEVAGPAGQVTIDFNVGYGFTAIIVAFLGRLHPVGILLAGGLMALTYIGGDIAQSQLGLPAAAIQVFQGMLLFFLLALDMFTNYRLRFGKTEVA
- a CDS encoding aldo/keto reductase; this encodes MKQTLTTPDGTPASRLAFGTMQFGGRADEAASAAMFEACIAAGITHFDTAHVYTDGASETLLGKFLGHRRDSLIVATKAAYTGGAGRANILASAETSRQRMQIDTLDVLYLHRFDPDTPLTESFGALAELKEKGHIRHIGLSNFAAWQVVKATGVAADHGLGIAVIQPMYNLVKRQAEVEILPMADDLGILVAPYSPLGGGLLTGKYGDGGSGRLSEDDRYAARYGQAQMHETAAGLRDVAQEMGVHPATLAVAWAARHPTGPSPIISARSVAQLQPSLDALDFDMSDALYARLSALSVTPPPATDRLEEQA
- the xdhC gene encoding xanthine dehydrogenase accessory protein XdhC; the protein is MSGALWVEILSVRGSAPREAGTAMKVTADTTEGTIGGGALELRAIRTARRMLATGAADRDETLPLGPGLGQCCGGSVTLRFGRAPRPVDKPDTAPPAPMNLGRRQPLWLWGAGHVGRAVVRACPPGAFDITWIDSGQDRFPAEVPVGVSVLPAADMVRVVTAAPREAHHLIFTYSHDIDLALCAALLKHGFASCGLIGSETKWRRFRTRLEALALDPAAITCPIGDKSLGRTPDAIAKGCVNGLVSRTFQGETA
- a CDS encoding ABC transporter ATP-binding protein; the encoded protein is MTDTALLELTGLTKAYPGVVANDDVSLRIAAGEVQALLGENGAGKSTLVKMIYGLVKPDAGQMQMHGAPFAPNDPHAARAAGVGMVFQHFSLFDALTVAENIALGMEDAPRLRTLSQRIREVSDTYGLPLSPDRMVGDLSAGERQRVEIIRCLLQEPRLLIMDEPTSVLTPQEVEILFKTLRKLSAEGTAILYISHKLEEIRALCDSATILRLGKVVGHCNPSETSARDMAEMMVGTVLKTPTRAGKTPGDVVLTLDGLSAKSPSAFGMPLRGISLQVRAGEVLGIGGVAGNGQDELLAALSGETLSAPGKIAFRDRDIGVLGPTQRRALGILTAPEERLGHAAVPDMSLTENAMLTGAARENLDRNGLLDWRAARGFAERIISAFDVRTPGPDNAARSLSGGNLQKFVIGREVLQRPEVLIVNQPTWGVDASAAAAIRQALLDLAENGTAVIVISQDLDELMEISDRFAALNEGRLSDPRPAEGLTVHEIGLMMGGAHGMEVAHV
- a CDS encoding ABC transporter permease — encoded protein: MDLSAINPMLFVAGFLVAATPLIFAAIGELVAEKSGTLNLGVEGMMITGAICGFAVAVESGSPLLGFAAAALGGAALSLLFAFLTQVTLANQVASGLALTLFGLGLSSLLGQSYVGIKPPRLPDIDFGPLREIPVIGPILFTHDIILYLGLVLVAAVWAMLKFTRAGLVLRAVGESHDAAHALGYPVKRIRTMAILFGGACAGVGGAYISLIRVPQWTEGMTAGIGWIALALVVFASWKPWRLLLGAYLFGGITQLQLNLQGAGVAIPVEYLAMSPYVITIVVLVILSRDKSAAPASLGRIFHASS